Proteins encoded in a region of the Raphanus sativus cultivar WK10039 chromosome 8, ASM80110v3, whole genome shotgun sequence genome:
- the LOC108821656 gene encoding sugar transport protein 5, which produces MAIGGSALDVAGGSCNIDSKITATVVMTCVVVASSGLIFGYDIGISGGVTTMKPFLEKFFPTVLKKASEAKPNVYCVYDSQLLTAFTSSLYVAGLVASLVASRLTAAYGRRTTMILGGLTFLFGAVISGFAANIVMLLFGRILLGFGVGFTNQAAPVYLSEVAPPQWRGAFNTGFQFFIGIGVVAANLLNYLTANHHNGWRISLGLATLPAMIMTGGCLFISDTPSSLLARGNHDLARVSLFKIRGANNRTDVEAELAELVKSSQLATEARAEPFKTILKRQYRPQLVVAVAIPCFQQLTGITINAFYAPVLFRSVGFGSGPALIATLMLGLVNLASILVSTMVIDRYGRRFLFISGGIQMFVCQVAVAALLAATVGAAGDGEMTKGYAVTVVVLLCIYAAGFGWSWGPLSWLVPSEIFPLKLRPAGQSLSVALNFAATFLIAQTFLATLCHFKFGAFLFYGGWILLMTVFVVMFLPETKGIHVDYMYQVWEKHWFWGRFTKSTST; this is translated from the exons ATGGCTATCGGAGGATCAGCTCTTGATGTAGCCGGCGGCAGCTGCAATATAGACTCCAAGATCACAGCCACAGTGGTCATGACATGCGTTGTGGTCGCTTCTAGCGGTCTCATATTTGGCTACGACATTGGAATATCAG GGGGCGTAACGACGATGAAGCCGTTTCTTGAGAAATTCTTTCCAACCGTTCTCAAAAAAGCTTCGGAAGCTAAGCCAAATGTGTACTGCGTCTATGACAGCCAACTTCTAACGGCCTTCACATCAAGTCTTTATGTTGCTGGCTTAGTCGCTTCCTTAGTTGCTAGCCGTCTCACGGCAGCTTACGGTCGCCGCACCACCATGATTCTTGGTGGTTTGACTTTCCTATTTGGTGCCGTCATCAGTGGCTTTGCTGCCAACATTGTCATGCTCCTCTTCGGACGGATTTTGCTAGGATTTGGTGTTGGTTTCACCAACCAA GCTGCGCCGGTATATCTCTCGGAGGTAGCACCGCCGCAATGGCGTGGAGCCTTCAATACCGGTTTTCAGTTCTTCATCGGCATCGGAGTTGTAGCAGCCAATTTGTTAAACTACCTCACAGCCAACCACCACAACGGCTGGCGTATCTCACTCGGCCTAGCCACTTTACCAGCCATGATCATGACCGGTGGTTGTTTATTCATCTCCGATACGCCTTCTAGCCTCTTGGCCCGTGGTAATCACGACCTTGCTCGCGTGTCTTTGTTTAAAATACGTGGTGCCAACAATAGAACTGACGTGGAAGCCGAACTAGCAGAGCTAGTTAAGTCGAGCCAGTTAGCTACAGAAGCTAGAGCCGAGCCGTTTAAGACGATATTGAAGAGGCAGTACAGGCCCCAGCTTGTGGTTGCTGTCGCGATACCTTGTTTTCAACAATTAACGGGTATCACGATTAATGCGTTCTATGCGCCGGTTCTATTTAGATCTGTCGGATTTGGTTCTGGTCCGGCTCTTATTGCGACGTTAATGCTTGGGTTGGTTAATCTTGCTTCGATTCTTGTTTCAACGATGGTTATTGACCGGTATGGTAGACGGTTCTTGTTCATTTCTGGTGGTATTCAGATGTTTGTCTGTCAG GTGGCAGTGGCTGCATTACTAGCAGCAACAGTAGGAGCCGCCGGAGACGGAGAGATGACGAAGGGCTACGCCGTCACAGTTGTGGTGTTGTTGTGCATATACGCAGCTGGATTTGGTTGGTCTTGGGGGCCACTGAGCTGGCTGGTCCCGAGTGAGATATTCCCGCTCAAGTTACGCCCGGCTGGTCAGAGCTTAAGCGTTGCCCTGAACTTCGCCGCAACGTTCCTTATCGCTCAGACTTTCCTTGCAACCCTTTGCCATTTCAAGTTTGGTGCATTCTTGTTTTACGGTGGATGGATCTTGTTAATGACGGTGTTTGTCGTGATGTTCTTGCCGGAGACCAAAGGGATCCATGTGGATTATATGTACCAAGTTTGGGAGAAGCATTGGTTTTGGGGACGATTCACCAAATCAACTTCAacttga
- the LOC108818739 gene encoding uncharacterized protein LOC108818739, translating into MADEEAEPLSQFGISKEETDKLVSEVIRFILFKSHQNSGCPIKREDLTQIVTKNYRQRNLATHVINEAKTKLSSVFGYDLKELQRSRTTSNAQTRLPQSQSNADSKSYVLVSQLPIEVFRKHVVEETTSPMTGFTFAVLAVVQLAGGKIPEETLWHHLRRMGLHESDEHNPVFGSNKQALETLVQQRFLHKEKVSGPEGTTLFYDLAERALDAQVSERVKDYISQILKNDVSVVELD; encoded by the exons ATGGCTGATGAAGAAGCAGAACCTCTTTCTCAATTTGGTATATCGAAGGAG GAAACGGATAAGCTTGTTTCGGAGGTGATTAGATTCATACTCTTCAAGTCCCATCAAAACTCGGGATGCCCAATTAAAAGAGAAGATTTGACTCAGATTGTTACCAAGAACTATCGTCAACGTAACCTCGCCACTCACGTGATCAACGAAGCTAAGACCAAGCTCTCAAGTGTGTTTGGTTATGATTTGAAAGAGCTTCAGCGCTCTAGGACTACTTCTAATGCTCAAACAAGGCTTCCTCAGTCACAGA GTAATGCTGACTCTAAATCGTATGTGCTTGTGAGTCAATTGCCGATTGAAGTGTTCAGGAAACATGTGGTTGAAGAAACAACGAGTCCTATGACTGGCTTTACGTTTGCGGTTCTTGCTGTTGTGCAGCTTGCAGGAGGGAAAATACCTGAAG AAACCCTTTGGCATCATTTGAGGAGAATGGGACTGCACGAAAGCGATGAGCATAATCCTGTGTTTGGGAGCAACAAGCAGGCCCTAGAGACCTTAGTGCAACAAAG GTTCTTGCATAAGGAGAAAGTGAGTGGCCCAGAGGGTACTACTCTGTTCTACGATCTTGCTGAGAGAGCTTTAGATGCGCAAGTTAGCGAGAGAGTGAAAGATTATATTTCACAG ATCCTGAAGAATGATGTCTCTGTTGTTGAGCTCGACTGA
- the LOC108818738 gene encoding 5'-adenylylsulfate reductase-like 4, with product MEKRIFLLLLVILFWNLTFTAVDGVSVTVRVPVCAMRSVKDYTLGFRDQSCPVYDDDKLPERPHFTEGDERWLQIAFDMIHKNKCDYVALLFYASWCPFSRSFTPTFDLISSLYSSIPHFAIKESSVKPSTLSKYGVHGFPTLLLMNSTMRARYRGTRMLDSLVAFYRDVTGIETLDQASLERSLLVPHLGNGNNTEPENCPFTWARSPENMLRQETYLTLAILFVLLRLLHFVFPALVVFAKFTWPRIARNMRLESLQEHTVGFLSRLCLYLKEPCKRSNLQGGAMNARAWASKSLATVTIGESSSSNRASSASQ from the exons ATGGAGAAAAGGATCTTCTTGTTGCTGTTGGTTATTCTGTTTTGGAATTTAACGTTCACCGCCGTTGACGGTGTATCCGTTACCGTTAGGGTTCCAGTTTGTGCTATGAGGTCTGTTAAAGATTACACCTTAGGGTTTCGGGATCAGTCTTGTCCAGTTTATGATGATGATAAATTACCCGAGCGTCCTCATTTCACCGAG GGTGATGAGCGTTGGTTGCAAATAGCTTTTGATATGATTCATAAGAACAAGTGTGACTATGTGGCTTTGCTCTTCTATGCATCATGGTGTCCTTTCTCAAGGTCTTTTACACCCACTTTTgatctcatctcttctctctacTCTTCCATTCCTCACTTTGCAATTAAGGAATCATCCGTTAAGCCAAG TACTCTCTCTAAATATGGAGTTCATGGGTTTCCTACTCTCTTACTTATGAATTCAACTATGCGGGCACGATACCGAGGCACCAGAATGCTTGATTCTCTTGTTGCCTTCTACAGAGATGTTACTG GCATTGAAACGCTGGATCAGGCTTCTCTCGAGAGGAGCTTATTGGTTCCTCATCTCGGGAACGGAAACAACACTGAGCCAGAGAACTGCCCTTTCACATGGGCAAGATCGCCTGAGAATATGCTTCGACAAGAAACCTATCTAACTCTTGCTATCCTATTCGTACTGTTGAGATTGCTTCATTTCGTTTTCCCTGCACTGGTTGTGTTTGCCAAGTTTACTTGGCCACGGATTGCTCGAAACATGAGATTAGAAAGCCTGCAAGAACATACCGTAGGATTTCTGAGCCGGCTATGCTTGTATCTTAAAGAGCCTTGCAAGAGGAGCAACCTGCAGGGAGGAGCCATGAACGCTAGAGCATGGGCCTCCAAGTCGTTGGCAACTGTCACAATTGGGGAGTCCAGCTCATCAAACAGAGCAAGTTCAGCTTCTCAATGA
- the LOC108820197 gene encoding uncharacterized protein LOC108820197 codes for MTSNIDEQLNNALLEGRGANILELVKFIQRMMTRWFSARRKKAEKHTGTVTIEMDKEMTKNIATVNGSYINSVNEWTCQVLGKFGRSDNVMLAERKCSCKYFDNIKIPCGHAILAANGLGVSTETLCGHWYKTSVWRETYAGVINPDEDPRDVDIPEEVSQMVVYPPITKRQPGRRWKARKPSTGEFKVPKKKVNQNRCGRCGGVGPLFCPYVESFVI; via the exons ATGACTAGCAATATTGATGAGCAGCTGAATAATGCGCTATTGGAGGGGAGGGGAGCCAACATTCTTGAGTTGGTAAAGTTCATTCAGAGAATGATGACACGGTGGTTCAGTGCGCGTAGGAAGAAGGCAGAGAAACACACTGGCACTGTCACGATAGAGATGGACAAAGAGATGACAAAAAACATAGCGACTGTTAATGGAAGTTACATAAATTCTGTTAATGAGTGGACTTGTCAAGTTTTGGGAAAGTTTGGGAGGTCTGACAATGTAATGCTAGCTGAGAGGAAGTGTAGTTGTAAGTATTTTGACAATATCAAAATACCTTGTGGACATGCTATTCTTGCAGCAAACGGTCTTGGAGTGTCAACGGAGACACTGTGCGGTCATTGGTACAAGACATCGGTGTGGAGGGAGACATATGCAGGTGTGATCAATCCGGATGAAGACCCTAGGGATGTGGACATACCAGAGGAAGTAAGCCAGATGGTTGTATACCCTCCTATAACCAAGAGGCAGCCTGGTCGTCGTTGGAAGGCACGCAAACCCTCAACTGGAGAGTTTAAG GTACCCAAGAAGAAAGTGAATCAGAACAGATGTGGGAGGTGTGGAGGAGTTGGACCCCTTTTTTGCCCCTATGTTGAATCTTTCGTGATCTGA